A window of Chitinophaga sp. MM2321 contains these coding sequences:
- a CDS encoding sigma-70 family RNA polymerase sigma factor, with protein MNLCIPLLHSDTSLLVRLAAGDEAAFNTLFERHRDKLYNYLLKITKSPEIAEEFVIDVFVKLWVGRELMVQVHHLEGFLYKVAYHKAIDFLRVTSRHDRLQKVYIERLEQLPEKRADDLLIDMELRQLLLEAVKQLPPKRRLIYTLSREQGLTHDQIATALNLSRNTVKNTMMAATRSISNFLQSNGLDKAALSILFFMA; from the coding sequence ATGAATTTGTGTATTCCATTACTACATAGTGATACATCATTGCTGGTCCGGCTGGCCGCCGGCGATGAAGCTGCATTTAATACACTATTTGAAAGACATCGCGATAAATTATATAATTACCTGCTTAAGATCACCAAATCACCTGAAATCGCTGAAGAGTTTGTCATTGATGTCTTTGTTAAATTGTGGGTAGGCAGGGAATTAATGGTACAGGTTCATCACCTGGAAGGCTTTCTGTATAAAGTAGCGTATCATAAAGCCATCGACTTTTTGAGGGTTACCTCCCGTCATGACCGTTTACAGAAAGTATATATTGAGCGGCTGGAACAACTGCCCGAAAAGCGTGCAGACGACCTGTTGATTGATATGGAATTAAGACAACTACTCCTGGAAGCGGTTAAACAATTGCCCCCGAAACGACGGCTTATTTATACCCTTAGCCGCGAACAGGGATTAACGCATGACCAGATTGCTACTGCATTGAACCTTTCCCGCAACACGGTTAAAAACACCATGATGGCCGCCACCAGGTCTATCAGCAACTTTTTACAAAGTAATGGCCTCGATAAAGCCGCCCTTTCCATATTATTTTTCATGGCCTGA
- a CDS encoding TonB-dependent receptor, which produces MKIIVHGRSMHVLSIHKALMAMKLTVFLLTAFCLQVSAGAYSQSINLSERNAPLKEIFREIERQTGYTFFYAKDLPQRSKKVTVNLRNASIEEALRKCFEAQPFTYNIINTVVIVNTKTPPPSATIPTPPDARVDIHGTVTDQNGGPLTGVTVILKGSQTGALTDAKGHYTLQLDDLKGILIFTFIGFDRQEIPIDGRSMVDVVMKPSVSSLNQLVVVGYGSQKKKDLTGALARVDMEQTRQQPNVNPVQSLRGTVAGVTVVDNGRPGSDASIIIRGRNSISASNNPLIVLDGIIYAGGSLSDINSNDIESIDILKDASSSAIYGSLAANGVILITTKKGTTTKPKITLNSYYGISDFAHTPEYLNAEQYLKARKDAEVADGGSLPFQPLEEENIKKGITIDPWKAIKQNAPVYSNELGISGRSDKVTYYFSGAYTSVKSPVMGDNFSRIASRINLDVAITNWLNIGTNTGYSVKDNSGVRANLGAASMISPYADLYYDDGVPRPLPMNLGAVVNPLTQTLLNDNSDITKTLFTNTYADVSLPLPGLTYRLNLGYTLRNQKVFNYTPSFKREQFFNLGSGSKSYAESNNLTVENILKYDRMIANDHGINLTLLYGIYTNKSENSSLSSKNIFNDVLGYNALEIGDNFAINTDAGKSQQISTMARLGYRYKGKYIADFTVRRDGYSAFGRGRKYGVFPAVGVSWNASEENFLADVKALNNLKFRASWGKNGNRGVSAYSSLSSLGQVNYVYGDGGATAVGLYTTSLGNPNLGWETTASINFGIDFSVLSNRISGSVDYYRTQTKDLLLNQSIPNMSGFTSFLRNIGETENKGFELSLNTINIQQGGFVWNTKVAFSLNRNKIVRLTGNDLNKDGKDDDDINNKWFIGYPLGANFDYVFDGIYQEGDDMSLIPSAKAGHIRFKDIDGDGAITPRDKQVIGSNEADFLAGLTNTFSYKGISLMVIFNMRRGGESAIPSLNPGTNYYDLFNTLNVPHWTPETPSNIYPAINYRDPLGYLFYQSRDFIRLQDISVAYDLPPSLLAKIKMNGIKVYASGKNLVTWTHWMGWDPEFGAGDRSPGDNGPILKTYTIGVNIQL; this is translated from the coding sequence ATGAAAATAATTGTACATGGTAGATCCATGCATGTATTATCTATTCACAAAGCACTGATGGCTATGAAGCTCACGGTCTTCTTATTAACCGCCTTTTGTTTGCAGGTAAGCGCGGGTGCCTATTCCCAATCGATCAATCTTTCTGAGCGGAATGCGCCCCTGAAAGAAATCTTCCGGGAGATAGAGCGGCAGACAGGCTATACTTTCTTTTATGCCAAAGACCTCCCACAACGATCAAAGAAAGTAACGGTCAATTTACGCAATGCTTCTATAGAAGAAGCATTACGCAAATGCTTTGAAGCGCAACCATTCACCTACAACATTATTAATACCGTCGTTATTGTAAATACAAAAACACCCCCTCCTTCCGCTACAATACCCACCCCGCCGGATGCGCGGGTGGATATACATGGTACCGTTACTGACCAGAATGGAGGACCACTAACCGGTGTAACCGTTATCCTGAAAGGATCACAAACCGGTGCCCTCACAGATGCAAAAGGACATTACACTTTACAGCTGGACGACCTGAAAGGAATCCTGATATTTACCTTCATCGGTTTTGACAGGCAGGAAATACCCATTGATGGCCGTTCTATGGTCGATGTGGTGATGAAACCAAGTGTTTCTTCCCTCAATCAGTTAGTAGTGGTAGGATATGGTTCACAAAAGAAGAAAGATTTAACAGGTGCATTGGCAAGAGTAGATATGGAACAAACCCGCCAGCAACCAAATGTAAACCCCGTTCAGAGCCTCAGGGGCACAGTAGCCGGTGTAACCGTAGTGGATAATGGCAGACCGGGATCAGATGCTTCCATTATTATCAGGGGAAGAAACTCCATTTCTGCCAGCAACAACCCATTAATTGTATTGGATGGTATTATATACGCAGGTGGAAGTTTATCCGACATCAATTCAAATGATATTGAATCCATCGATATCTTAAAGGATGCCAGTTCTTCCGCCATCTATGGCTCCCTGGCGGCAAACGGCGTTATCCTTATCACTACTAAAAAAGGAACAACTACTAAACCGAAAATCACCCTGAACTCCTATTATGGCATTTCCGATTTTGCGCATACACCCGAGTATCTGAATGCCGAACAATATTTAAAAGCGCGTAAAGATGCAGAAGTAGCCGATGGTGGATCGCTTCCTTTTCAGCCTTTGGAAGAAGAAAATATTAAAAAAGGGATTACCATCGATCCGTGGAAAGCCATCAAACAAAATGCACCGGTTTACAGCAATGAGCTGGGTATTTCCGGACGCAGTGATAAAGTAACCTATTACTTTTCGGGCGCTTACACCAGTGTAAAGTCGCCGGTTATGGGTGATAACTTTAGCCGTATCGCCTCCCGGATCAACCTCGATGTAGCCATCACCAACTGGCTGAACATAGGCACCAATACAGGATACAGCGTGAAGGACAATTCAGGGGTAAGGGCCAATTTAGGCGCCGCCAGTATGATAAGCCCCTATGCGGATTTATATTATGATGATGGCGTTCCCCGTCCTCTTCCTATGAACCTGGGTGCGGTAGTCAATCCATTAACACAAACATTGCTCAACGATAATTCCGATATAACAAAAACACTTTTTACCAATACCTATGCGGATGTATCCTTACCACTACCAGGTTTAACTTATAGATTAAACCTGGGATACACGCTGAGAAACCAAAAGGTTTTTAACTATACGCCTTCCTTCAAACGCGAACAGTTTTTTAACCTGGGCAGTGGTAGTAAAAGTTATGCCGAATCCAATAACCTGACCGTAGAAAATATTCTCAAATATGACAGGATGATAGCCAATGACCATGGCATTAACCTCACACTCCTGTATGGCATTTATACCAACAAAAGCGAGAACTCATCATTGAGCAGCAAAAATATCTTTAATGATGTGTTGGGATATAATGCGTTGGAAATCGGTGATAATTTTGCCATCAACACCGATGCAGGTAAAAGCCAGCAAATATCGACCATGGCACGTCTGGGCTATAGGTACAAAGGTAAATATATAGCAGATTTTACGGTGAGACGTGATGGCTATTCCGCCTTCGGACGTGGCAGAAAATATGGCGTTTTCCCCGCAGTTGGTGTAAGCTGGAATGCTTCTGAAGAAAATTTTCTTGCGGATGTAAAGGCATTGAACAATTTAAAATTCCGTGCTTCCTGGGGCAAAAATGGTAACAGAGGTGTAAGCGCCTATTCTTCCCTGAGCAGTTTAGGCCAGGTGAATTATGTGTATGGAGACGGTGGCGCCACGGCGGTAGGACTATATACCACTTCGCTGGGTAACCCGAATTTAGGCTGGGAAACAACTGCCAGTATAAATTTCGGCATTGATTTCAGTGTGCTCTCCAATAGAATTAGTGGCTCCGTTGATTATTACCGGACCCAAACCAAGGACCTCTTATTAAATCAAAGTATTCCAAACATGTCGGGGTTTACTTCGTTCCTGAGAAATATAGGGGAAACGGAAAACAAAGGTTTTGAATTATCCCTGAATACAATCAATATTCAGCAAGGTGGTTTTGTGTGGAATACCAAAGTTGCATTCTCGCTAAACAGAAATAAAATTGTACGGCTTACAGGCAATGATTTAAATAAAGATGGGAAAGATGATGATGATATTAACAACAAATGGTTTATAGGTTATCCGCTTGGTGCAAACTTTGACTATGTCTTCGATGGTATTTACCAGGAAGGCGATGATATGTCATTAATTCCAAGCGCCAAAGCAGGACATATCAGGTTCAAAGATATTGACGGAGATGGCGCCATTACACCCAGAGACAAACAGGTGATCGGATCTAATGAAGCGGATTTTCTAGCGGGTCTCACCAATACATTCTCTTATAAGGGCATATCGCTGATGGTCATTTTCAATATGCGTCGGGGTGGTGAAAGTGCTATCCCTTCCCTCAATCCCGGCACGAATTACTACGATCTGTTTAATACCTTAAATGTTCCCCACTGGACCCCGGAAACGCCCAGCAATATCTACCCGGCTATTAATTACAGGGATCCGTTGGGATACCTCTTTTATCAGAGCAGGGATTTCATACGACTACAGGATATTTCAGTTGCTTATGATTTGCCTCCTTCCCTGCTGGCAAAAATTAAAATGAATGGTATAAAAGTATATGCCAGTGGTAAAAACCTGGTAACCTGGACGCACTGGATGGGCTGGGACCCTGAATTTGGCGCCGGTGACAGAAGTCCGGGCGACAATGGTCCAATACTTAAGACATATACCATAGGTGTGAATATTCAACTTTAA
- a CDS encoding FecR family protein, with product MSANLQRLQYLLQQYLRDTGTPDELREFWERFAELEEDDPLKKELWLLWQSSAVEDQPEKKDWKNAEQRIREQIATPDNRQSSFITRRIFGRVAAAVIVLLTGAAMYFLVFQKSSVQTAHTEMQSQRFKNDLIPGGNKAVLTLSNGTRILLDSAENGMLLQQGNTKILKQGTGQLAYKTTGPQGKTGNEILFNTLSTPRGGQYKLTLPDGTQVWLNSASSIRFPSAFSGKARDIQITGEAYFEVTHLQAAIGNGKNIPFIVTVNGMKVEVLGTHFNINAYEDEGIIKTTLLQGSVKVIQEDQQQILIAGQQAKLKQDGHLELVKGPDLEEVMAWKNGFFQFQNDSISNIMRQVARWYDVDINYQGNISQLFIGKVPRNVNVSTLLSILESTGWVHFKINGREIIVEP from the coding sequence ATGTCTGCAAATCTTCAGCGACTGCAATACTTACTTCAGCAATACCTCCGGGATACCGGAACCCCGGATGAATTACGGGAGTTTTGGGAACGCTTCGCGGAGCTGGAGGAGGATGATCCTTTAAAGAAAGAACTGTGGCTGCTCTGGCAAAGTTCAGCTGTTGAAGATCAACCGGAAAAGAAAGACTGGAAAAATGCGGAACAACGCATCCGGGAGCAAATAGCGACACCGGATAACAGGCAATCTTCCTTCATTACAAGACGCATTTTCGGGCGCGTTGCCGCCGCTGTCATTGTGCTGCTCACCGGAGCCGCGATGTATTTTCTGGTCTTCCAAAAATCATCCGTACAAACAGCCCACACCGAAATGCAGTCGCAACGCTTTAAGAACGATCTTATTCCAGGCGGAAACAAAGCGGTACTCACCTTGTCAAACGGCACGCGGATACTGCTGGATAGCGCAGAAAACGGTATGCTGCTCCAGCAGGGCAATACAAAAATATTGAAACAAGGCACCGGCCAGCTGGCTTATAAAACAACAGGCCCACAGGGAAAAACAGGAAACGAAATATTGTTTAATACGTTGAGTACGCCCAGGGGCGGGCAATACAAACTAACATTGCCCGACGGCACGCAGGTATGGCTCAACTCCGCCTCCTCCATCCGGTTCCCCTCCGCATTTTCAGGAAAAGCAAGAGACATACAAATAACAGGTGAAGCTTACTTTGAAGTAACGCATCTCCAAGCAGCTATTGGAAATGGAAAAAATATTCCTTTTATCGTTACGGTAAACGGCATGAAAGTGGAAGTTTTGGGCACTCATTTTAATATTAATGCCTACGAAGATGAAGGCATCATAAAAACCACCCTGCTACAGGGAAGCGTGAAAGTAATACAGGAAGATCAGCAACAAATACTCATTGCCGGACAACAAGCCAAACTAAAGCAGGATGGGCATCTGGAACTGGTAAAAGGCCCCGACCTCGAAGAAGTGATGGCCTGGAAAAATGGTTTCTTTCAGTTTCAGAACGACTCCATTTCCAATATCATGCGACAGGTGGCGAGATGGTATGATGTAGATATAAATTACCAGGGAAACATCTCCCAGCTTTTTATCGGCAAGGTACCAAGAAATGTGAATGTCTCTACCCTACTCAGTATACTGGAATCTACAGGATGGGTACATTTTAAAATCAATGGCAGGGAAATAATAGTAGAACCATAA
- a CDS encoding VOC family protein, with product MEIPTGHQPVMPYLMVNDAQKFITFMENVFNAALTFKRMREDNTTVMHAEIQISGSTIMFCEATEQWKKQPANLFVYVDNADETYKTAIDNGATTLMELADQNYGRACGVTDPFGNIWWITSVQ from the coding sequence ATGGAAATTCCTACAGGACACCAACCCGTCATGCCCTACCTGATGGTCAACGATGCACAAAAATTCATCACCTTCATGGAAAACGTTTTTAATGCTGCATTAACGTTCAAGCGGATGCGGGAAGATAATACAACGGTCATGCATGCGGAAATACAGATCAGCGGCAGCACCATCATGTTTTGCGAAGCTACCGAGCAATGGAAGAAGCAGCCCGCCAACTTATTTGTATATGTGGACAACGCAGACGAAACATACAAAACAGCAATAGACAACGGCGCCACCACCTTAATGGAACTTGCCGATCAGAACTACGGCCGGGCCTGCGGCGTAACAGACCCCTTCGGAAACATATGGTGGATTACGTCCGTACAATAG